In a single window of the Fibrobacterota bacterium genome:
- a CDS encoding ThuA domain-containing protein, with product MPSRQPPSLLVYTQTAGYRHGCIPKAIAAVRRLGRENGFAVVATEDPARIRRGFLKDFGALAFVNTSGEVLDPAGRKAVRAFVEAGGGFAGVHSACDTGYAWPWYGGLVGAWFQSHPLQRQNAMVRVEDRGHPSTRGLPKHWKRWDEWYDYRANPRPHVRVLARLDEATYKGGKMGKDHPIMWCHENAGGRSWYTGLGHTGRAFSDPLFLRHLRGGLLWALGLA from the coding sequence ATGCCCTCCCGCCAACCTCCGTCCTTGTTGGTCTATACCCAGACCGCCGGCTATCGGCATGGATGCATCCCTAAAGCCATCGCGGCCGTGCGCCGCTTGGGCCGGGAGAACGGATTCGCCGTGGTCGCCACCGAGGATCCCGCCCGCATCCGGCGGGGATTCCTGAAGGACTTCGGCGCCTTGGCCTTCGTGAACACCTCGGGCGAGGTGCTCGACCCCGCGGGGCGGAAGGCCGTGCGGGCCTTCGTGGAGGCGGGCGGCGGCTTCGCGGGGGTGCATTCCGCCTGCGATACCGGATACGCATGGCCTTGGTACGGGGGCCTGGTCGGCGCCTGGTTCCAGTCCCATCCCCTGCAACGGCAGAACGCCATGGTGCGCGTCGAGGACAGGGGGCATCCTTCCACGCGGGGTCTGCCGAAGCATTGGAAGCGTTGGGATGAATGGTACGATTACCGCGCGAATCCGCGGCCGCACGTGCGCGTGCTGGCGCGCTTGGATGAGGCCACCTACAAGGGCGGGAAAATGGGAAAGGATCATCCCATCATGTGGTGCCATGAAAACGCGGGCGGCCGCAGTTGGTATACGGGTTTGGGCCATACCGGACGCGCTTTCTCCGATCCCTTGTTCTTGCGGCATCTCCGGGGCGGCCTGCTGTGGGCTTTGGGCCTCGCCTGA
- the recF gene encoding DNA replication/repair protein RecF gives MRLSALSLLHFRNFAEQEAEFSPGLNLLTGPNGHGKTNLLEAIHYGCLAHSQRTRKDKELIRWGASAFVLRLTGEIGGLPHAQSVQYSETGHKRVKVDGRESKRLSDLLGNFSVVAFSPEDLDLVRGGPQLRRRYLDVLLCQFSRDYLEALRHYNGALKQRNSLLKQMGGRRGGGPGPAGEALEAVGEEGSDSETGDEGLAEAPSRYGSDVLDAYDGPLVEYGARITLLRRRALAELVPLAAENYRFISDAGEELSLRLAGSVSPAEEEAELKAAFRRKLLSLRGAERETGQTLAGPHREDLAIDLAGRPARDFGSQGQKRSVALSLKLASASLLEAKQGSPPILLLDDVFAELDETRRRRIGDRVREKGQVFIANPRAADLPFEPEKTLHVRQGTLS, from the coding sequence ATGCGCCTATCGGCCTTGAGCTTGCTCCACTTCCGCAATTTCGCGGAGCAGGAAGCGGAGTTCAGCCCCGGCCTCAATCTGCTCACGGGCCCCAACGGCCATGGGAAGACCAATCTTTTGGAAGCGATCCATTACGGCTGCCTGGCCCATTCCCAGCGCACGCGTAAAGACAAGGAACTCATCCGCTGGGGCGCCTCCGCTTTCGTGCTGCGCCTGACCGGCGAGATCGGCGGGCTTCCCCATGCGCAATCGGTGCAATATTCCGAGACCGGCCACAAGCGGGTCAAGGTGGACGGGCGCGAAAGCAAGCGGTTGTCCGATCTGCTCGGGAACTTCTCCGTGGTCGCCTTCAGCCCGGAAGATCTGGACCTGGTGCGGGGCGGCCCCCAGTTACGCCGGCGTTACCTGGACGTGCTGCTCTGCCAATTCTCCCGCGATTACCTGGAGGCCCTGCGGCATTACAACGGCGCCCTGAAGCAGCGGAACAGCCTTTTGAAGCAGATGGGCGGCCGGCGGGGAGGCGGCCCCGGGCCCGCGGGGGAGGCTTTAGAAGCGGTGGGCGAGGAAGGCTCCGACAGCGAGACCGGCGACGAGGGCTTGGCCGAAGCCCCGTCCCGCTATGGCTCCGACGTGCTCGACGCTTACGACGGTCCGCTGGTCGAATATGGCGCCCGCATCACCCTGCTGCGCCGGCGCGCCTTGGCCGAACTGGTTCCCCTCGCGGCGGAGAATTATCGCTTCATCTCGGACGCTGGGGAAGAACTTTCCCTAAGGCTGGCGGGCAGCGTTTCGCCGGCCGAAGAGGAAGCCGAATTGAAGGCCGCTTTCCGTCGCAAGCTCCTTTCCCTGCGCGGCGCCGAACGCGAAACGGGCCAAACCCTGGCCGGTCCCCACCGCGAGGATCTGGCCATCGACCTGGCGGGCCGCCCCGCGCGCGACTTCGGATCGCAGGGCCAGAAACGATCGGTGGCCCTGTCCCTGAAGCTCGCCTCGGCCAGCCTGCTCGAAGCCAAACAGGGATCTCCGCCCATCCTCTTGCTCGACGACGTGTTCGCCGAACTCGATGAAACCCGGCGCCGGCGCATCGGCGATCGGGTGCGGGAGAAAGGCCAGGTTTTCATCGCCAATCCGCGCGCGGCCGACCTCCCTTTCGAGCCCGAAAAAACCCTCCACGTACGCCAGGGGACCCTCTCCTGA
- a CDS encoding DUF721 domain-containing protein — protein MVSGRVEKILESKREQLPSGNARSHRGPRISGKGRPFSGISQVLGNVLDQAGLGFLAYEEKLRQHWAELMGPRAAAIAKLESLKGWTLRVRVESATWRNELHFQKDALRKRANELLGAELVREIQLM, from the coding sequence ATGGTATCCGGCAGGGTGGAAAAGATATTGGAATCCAAGCGCGAACAGCTCCCTTCCGGCAACGCCCGAAGCCATCGCGGCCCTCGTATTTCAGGCAAAGGCCGGCCCTTCTCGGGCATTTCCCAAGTGCTGGGGAACGTTCTGGACCAAGCCGGCCTGGGGTTCCTCGCGTACGAAGAGAAACTGCGGCAACACTGGGCCGAACTGATGGGGCCGCGGGCCGCCGCCATCGCCAAGCTGGAGAGCCTGAAGGGCTGGACCCTGCGCGTGCGGGTCGAGAGCGCCACCTGGCGCAATGAATTGCACTTCCAGAAGGACGCCCTGCGTAAACGGGCCAATGAGCTTCTAGGCGCCGAACTGGTACGAGAAATTCAACTGATGTAG
- the gyrB gene encoding DNA topoisomerase (ATP-hydrolyzing) subunit B encodes MNVEENKTTAAPERKYEASDITVLEGLEAVRKRPAMYIGSTDGRGLHHLVYEVVDNSVDEALAGHCSRIDVVISADNGISVVDNGRGIPTDIHPTEGIGTVELVMTKLHAGGKFNHDTYKVSAGLHGVGVSCVNGLSSELRVMVYRDGKIFEQTFHRGAPKAPGVFTGTTDRQGTTIFFQPDATIFTDLVYNFDTLSSRLRELAFLNKGLTITIRDEREEGKYHEFHFPGGVSAFIEYMDHNKKPLMDKPVHILKEQENTPVEIAFRYNEGYTESLFSFVNNVNTVDGGTHVVGFKSALTRVINNKAKDFLPKAKKEGIDLTGEDVREGLTAVVSVKVFDPQFEGQTKHKLGNHEVKGIVETAVFDMITNFFEENPAIARKIIEKVYNAAVAREAARKARQLARRKSALEGGGLPGKLADCSSRDPRLCELYLVEGDSAGGSAKQGRDRGFQAILPLKGKILNVEKARMDKILGNEEISTMVQAIGTGLGEETFNVDKLRYHKIIIMTDADVDGSHIQTLLLTFFCRYMKELIEQGVLYLAQPPLYKIKAGKIERYAFNEQERDQILSEIGDKKGIYIQRYKGLGEMNPEQLSVTTMNPANRILKRVTMEDVVEADQIFTMLMGEEVEPRRKFIEENAYLVKELDV; translated from the coding sequence ATGAACGTGGAAGAGAACAAGACGACCGCCGCGCCCGAGCGCAAGTACGAAGCCAGCGATATCACGGTCCTCGAGGGCCTGGAGGCGGTGCGCAAGCGGCCCGCCATGTACATCGGCTCGACGGACGGGCGGGGCCTGCACCACCTTGTCTACGAAGTGGTGGACAATTCCGTCGATGAGGCGCTGGCGGGCCATTGCTCGCGCATCGACGTCGTCATTTCCGCCGACAACGGCATCAGCGTGGTGGATAACGGCCGCGGCATCCCCACCGACATCCATCCCACCGAAGGCATCGGCACGGTGGAATTGGTCATGACCAAGCTGCATGCGGGCGGCAAGTTCAATCACGACACCTACAAGGTCTCGGCGGGCTTGCACGGCGTGGGCGTATCCTGCGTGAACGGCCTCTCTTCCGAGCTTCGCGTCATGGTCTACCGGGACGGGAAAATCTTCGAGCAGACCTTCCATCGCGGCGCGCCTAAGGCCCCCGGCGTTTTCACCGGGACCACCGATCGCCAAGGCACCACGATCTTCTTCCAGCCCGATGCCACGATTTTCACCGATCTGGTCTACAACTTCGACACGCTATCTTCGCGCCTGCGGGAACTGGCCTTCCTGAACAAGGGCCTGACCATCACCATCAGGGACGAGCGCGAGGAAGGCAAGTACCACGAGTTCCATTTCCCCGGGGGCGTTTCCGCCTTCATCGAATACATGGATCACAACAAGAAGCCCTTGATGGACAAGCCCGTCCACATCCTCAAGGAGCAGGAGAACACCCCGGTCGAAATCGCCTTCCGCTACAACGAAGGCTATACCGAGAGCCTGTTCAGCTTCGTCAACAACGTGAACACCGTCGACGGCGGCACCCACGTGGTGGGCTTCAAGTCGGCCCTGACCCGCGTCATCAACAACAAGGCCAAGGATTTCCTGCCCAAGGCCAAGAAGGAAGGCATCGACCTGACCGGCGAGGACGTGCGCGAAGGCCTTACCGCGGTCGTATCGGTGAAGGTGTTCGATCCCCAATTCGAGGGGCAGACCAAGCACAAGCTGGGCAACCACGAGGTGAAGGGCATCGTCGAGACGGCGGTGTTCGACATGATCACCAACTTCTTCGAAGAGAATCCCGCCATCGCGCGGAAGATCATCGAGAAGGTGTACAACGCGGCGGTGGCCCGCGAGGCCGCCCGCAAGGCACGCCAATTGGCCCGGCGCAAGAGCGCCCTGGAAGGCGGCGGCCTGCCCGGCAAACTCGCCGACTGCTCTTCGCGAGATCCCCGTCTTTGCGAACTCTACCTGGTCGAGGGCGATTCCGCCGGCGGTAGCGCCAAGCAAGGGCGCGATCGCGGCTTCCAGGCCATCCTGCCCTTGAAGGGCAAGATCCTCAACGTGGAGAAAGCGCGCATGGACAAGATCCTCGGCAACGAGGAAATCTCGACCATGGTGCAGGCCATCGGCACGGGCCTGGGCGAAGAGACTTTCAACGTCGACAAGCTGCGCTACCACAAGATCATCATCATGACCGATGCCGACGTGGACGGATCGCATATCCAGACCTTGCTCCTGACCTTCTTCTGCCGCTACATGAAGGAACTCATCGAGCAGGGCGTCCTCTACCTGGCGCAACCGCCGCTTTACAAGATCAAGGCCGGCAAGATCGAGCGCTACGCCTTCAACGAGCAGGAGCGGGATCAGATCCTCTCCGAGATCGGGGACAAGAAGGGCATCTACATCCAGCGCTACAAGGGCTTGGGCGAAATGAACCCCGAGCAATTGTCGGTGACCACCATGAATCCGGCCAACCGGATCCTGAAGCGGGTGACCATGGAGGACGTGGTGGAAGCGGATCAGATCTTCACCATGCTGATGGGCGAAGAAGTGGAACCGCGCCGCAAGTTCATAGAAGAGAACGCTTATCTGGTGAAGGAATTGGACGTTTAA
- a CDS encoding adenylosuccinate synthase — protein MSNRVVVGAQWGDEGKAKIVDFLTEEADLVIRFQGGANAGHTVEVGDQKFIFHLIPAGIMHPGKQCVIGNGVVLDPAQVLNEIDEVRAKGIDMDGRLWIAENAQVVLPYHKVMDQLKEKAAGAAAIGTTGRGIGPAYYDKVNRSGIRVADLLEEDGLRAQLIKQVAAHNEIIQKLYGGQALSLDAIFEDYRSLGKRLKPYVADTVAIVNSALRQKKRLIFEGAQGTVLDVDHGTYPFVTSSNTVAAAACIGSGVGPTAIDQVIGVVKAYTTRVGNGPFPTEEIGDVGKELRLIGHEYGATTGRERRCGWFDAVLVRRAAMVNGLTHLAITKMDVMDGFDEIKVCIAYEIDGRRIEQFPSQISVLEKVKPVYETLPGWKAPTVGVTEWQALPAKAKQYLERVAGLLDVPIGLISLGPKRHQTVRMEM, from the coding sequence ATGTCGAATCGCGTGGTAGTGGGCGCCCAATGGGGCGATGAAGGCAAAGCCAAGATCGTGGACTTCCTGACCGAGGAGGCCGATCTCGTCATCCGCTTCCAGGGCGGGGCCAATGCGGGGCATACCGTCGAGGTGGGCGATCAGAAGTTCATCTTCCACCTGATCCCGGCCGGCATCATGCATCCAGGCAAGCAATGCGTGATCGGCAACGGCGTGGTGCTAGACCCCGCCCAGGTTCTGAACGAGATCGACGAGGTGCGGGCCAAGGGCATCGACATGGACGGGCGCCTGTGGATCGCGGAGAACGCGCAGGTCGTATTGCCTTATCACAAGGTGATGGATCAGCTGAAGGAGAAAGCCGCCGGGGCTGCCGCCATCGGCACCACCGGCCGCGGCATCGGGCCGGCCTATTACGATAAGGTCAACCGCAGCGGTATCCGCGTAGCCGATTTGCTGGAAGAGGACGGCCTGCGGGCCCAACTCATCAAGCAAGTGGCCGCCCATAACGAGATCATCCAGAAGCTTTACGGCGGGCAGGCCCTCTCCCTGGACGCCATCTTCGAAGACTACCGTTCCCTGGGCAAGCGCCTCAAACCCTACGTCGCCGACACCGTCGCCATCGTCAATTCGGCCTTAAGGCAGAAGAAGCGCCTCATCTTCGAAGGCGCCCAGGGCACCGTTCTCGACGTGGACCATGGCACCTACCCTTTCGTGACCTCGTCCAACACCGTGGCCGCCGCGGCCTGCATCGGCTCCGGCGTAGGCCCCACCGCCATCGATCAGGTCATCGGCGTGGTCAAAGCCTATACCACGCGAGTCGGCAACGGCCCGTTCCCCACCGAAGAGATCGGCGACGTGGGCAAGGAGCTGCGCCTGATTGGGCATGAATACGGCGCCACCACCGGCCGCGAACGCCGCTGCGGTTGGTTCGACGCGGTGCTGGTGCGACGCGCCGCCATGGTCAACGGCCTCACCCATCTGGCCATCACCAAGATGGACGTGATGGACGGCTTCGACGAGATCAAGGTGTGCATCGCCTACGAAATCGACGGGCGCCGCATCGAGCAGTTCCCTTCCCAGATCTCGGTCCTGGAAAAGGTGAAGCCCGTTTACGAAACCTTGCCGGGCTGGAAGGCCCCCACGGTGGGCGTGACCGAGTGGCAGGCCCTGCCGGCGAAAGCCAAGCAGTATCTGGAGCGGGTCGCGGGGCTGCTGGATGTGCCCATCGGGCTCATCTCCTTGGGGCCGAAGCGGCATCAAACGGTACGGATGGAGATGTAG
- a CDS encoding Crp/Fnr family transcriptional regulator: MALKNELLRGVDLFSALDDAQVDTLASMIIEKGFKKGEIILMEDDDTSQSLFIIAKGEVKVVLTAEDGREAILASLKEGDFFGEMSLLDGEPRSATVRAVEDSRLLTIRREDFLSALRKQPDLALTLLGEMSKRLRRSNRQISSLALMRVYGRVAATLLQLMEERGMRTKSKDGQSIIVVKDRPTQQFIADMSGTTRETVSRVLNYFQKKGYIVLDGKDLLILQEEELKT; this comes from the coding sequence ATGGCACTGAAAAACGAACTCCTCCGGGGCGTCGATCTCTTCTCCGCCCTCGACGATGCCCAAGTGGACACCCTGGCCTCGATGATCATCGAGAAGGGATTCAAGAAGGGCGAGATCATCCTCATGGAGGATGACGACACCAGCCAAAGCCTGTTCATCATCGCCAAGGGCGAGGTGAAAGTGGTGCTGACCGCCGAGGACGGGCGCGAGGCCATTCTGGCTTCCTTGAAGGAGGGCGACTTCTTCGGGGAGATGTCCCTTTTGGACGGCGAGCCGCGTTCGGCCACGGTACGCGCGGTGGAAGACTCCCGCCTCCTCACCATCCGCCGCGAGGACTTCCTTTCCGCGTTGCGCAAACAGCCCGATCTGGCCCTGACCCTGCTCGGCGAAATGTCCAAGCGCCTGCGCCGGTCCAACCGCCAAATCAGTTCCCTGGCCCTGATGCGCGTCTACGGCCGCGTGGCCGCCACCCTTCTGCAGCTGATGGAAGAGCGCGGGATGCGCACCAAATCCAAGGACGGCCAAAGCATCATCGTGGTGAAGGACAGGCCCACCCAGCAATTCATCGCCGACATGTCTGGTACCACTCGGGAAACCGTTTCCCGGGTGCTGAATTACTTCCAGAAAAAAGGGTATATTGTCCTCGACGGAAAGGACCTCCTCATCTTGCAGGAGGAGGAACTTAAAACCTGA